The Vitis vinifera cultivar Pinot Noir 40024 chromosome 1, ASM3070453v1 DNA segment acaaaaataagtggcgactccaagtcattttcttaacaaataaaaatcattcttcaaattaaataaaaatcgagctcaccattGAATGGGAAATGCATGAgcacgaaatgcggggtccacacttatcaaattaattttaatttataaaatattaaaactttattattatcattattatttatattttagttttttaaaataaatttatatttttaatattttatattaaaaacattcaaaattaaaaggataaatataaaaaatttaaaagtgaagtcatagtaattttttagaatagaatTAATGAGATAGattatgatacatttaatattaaaactataatttatgtaattcaaatatatttaataatatgaaataaatgataatacatatatgatttttttaatatttatattttttatatttaattatcatataaataatataaaaaagacttattaaaaaaattataatattaatttttatatttttattaatcaattgaatataatttaaaataaaataattaaaattaagtttttttttaatgatgaacttgaatatatattatcaaagaGCATCATAGTTCAGTGGTAGCCGGGATTGAAGCAAAGTCAAGGTTCAAATCTCCCATAAAAGTAAATAATCGATATTTCAAacattaatcaaaataaagatagagaattaataattatttatatggagagaggaaaattgttctcagggccacccacttctctcactcgggcatcaagaagctctctcctgaagttgccctccagacgGGAGAATccaaaggccctattttcctctgccactctcaatcctcgcaggtactaatctattcatgttattattattattattatttttctgcAAGCCCCGTTTGAtccccaagaaaatccatcccccattcgatttccgggaaaattcatcctcgtttgatttccgagaaaatccatgcaaaacccccaaagaaaaccaaaaaatttgctttttctttgctccctgtgttttctggatctgttctaggggtctctttgcttttgtgccattggatttaaaaatttcacgaaccctaaatccacgatttttgagccaggctgaaaaacacaacctttgcctgcaaatccaCGATTTAAGagttatatttagtatttttgcagtCAATGAATGTGCCGCCACATGTTtgaatcaaaaaaaaaaattaacttctgctaaaattcatcaaatattGGAACTTCAAAAACCAACAACTTGTTTTTGCCAAAGCAAAGGATTGAATATTTCCTTGGTGGATTTTTGGGAACGGATCATGCACCCACAAGAAATCTCCATCAAGCTTGAAGTTTTCTTATTCGAAGGTTGATCCTTAGTGCATGGGGTCATTCAATAAGGTTAATAAATTGTCTGGAGGGAGCAGTAAATGATAACATATAGCCGTGTGCTTGGAAATATTCGAAGTCTTCCCAATGGGGAAGACTCTAGGATCCAATACAATCCTGGTTTTCTTGATTTATATCTAATGCTTGTGATCGTATTATTTGTGGCATTGACGCCTGAAGTCTTTTGGAAGTATACTTGGATGTGGCATTCATCAGTAGTTAAAATCATTGTTTTCAGGGCTCCTACGCCAAGCTTCCAAGCAACATCAAGGTGAAGAGAAAGAGCATGAACCCAGATCTAGCTGGAGGGATGGCAGACAGGGCTGTGTCGTTTCTTCTTCAAAAACTTGGAAGCTTTTGCAAGTAGAGAATGGAACTTGCAGGAGAATATCAGGAATGGAGTCCGTGAGTTACAAAGGGAGCTGTGGAGAATAGAAGCCATGATGAGAGATGCTGATGCAAGGAAAGATATGATAACCGATTCAacgtgtggattcaagaagttcGCACAGAAGCTTATGCCATTGAGGATGTTCTTGACCTGTTCAGACTCCACTGGGATCAAGAATCAGTGTGGCGCCACTTGAAAATGTGGCACTCCATTAGCAACCTGATACAGGATATTAACACAAGGCTCGCGATCATTAGTGCGGAAACCAACACATACCTTAATGTGAGAGTAGTTCCTTTGATCCCTGGCAGGGGCAACAACACTGTGGGCATTGACAAGCCTAAAAGGAAGCTGGTTTCTTGGGCATTGGAGTCGAATCAGAAACTCAAGGTTATGTTCATGGTGGGAATGGCTGGCTTGGGAAAGACAACGCTTGGCCACAGCGTGTACGAGGAGGTGAAGATGTGTGGGAATCCATTAGACTTGCCTTGCCAGATGGTAACGACAATAGAATAATTATCACTACAAGAAGAGGCGATATATCTAATTCTTTCAGAGATGATGATTCTATTGATATCCACAAGGTTCAGCCTCTGTCACCGCATTGGGCTGAGCAACTCTTCTATAAGAAAGCTTTCTCAGGAGTTGACTGATGTCCTTCAGGTTTGGAGGAAGTCTCCAAATCCATCTTACAGAAATGTGATGATTACCACCTGAGATTATTGAAATCGGTAGGGTCTTGCGGAGTAAGCCTCGTCAAACAAAATATGAGTGGAAAAAATTACATGATAGCCTTGAGTCTGAATTGAGAAGCGGTGGTGCCCTTTCAGATATTATGAGAGTGTTTTCTGCAAGTTACAAGGATTTACCTTACCATCTCAAGTATTGCTTCTTATATATGAGTATTTTTCCTGAGAATAATCCAGTTAAGCAAAGAAGACTGATTTGGCTATGGATAGCTGAGGGATTTGTAACAGAGGAGAGAGGCAAGACTCTTGAAAGGTGGGGGAAGAGTACCTGAATGAGCTTATTGGCAAGAGTCTGATAAAGGCAAATGAAATGGACTTTGATGAAAGGCCAATAACTGTTGGAGTCCATAGTCTCATGCGTAGGATAATTCACTAGAGGAGAACTTCTGAACTGTTTGTGCAGGACCAGAAGGAAAGTTGGCTGACAAACCCCCACGCCTATACATCCAGAAGAGAAACTTTGATGTGTCTCAGGACTTAACCTGTGTTCAAACTTTTTTCAGTTTCAGTACAGGTAGGGTAAACATTGGTTCGAATTTCAAACTATTGAAGGTTTTGGACATACAAAGCACTCCTTTGGGAAACTTTCCAAGTGCCATTACAGATCTTGTGCTCTTGAGGTACTTGAGTTTGAGGAATACAAATATAAGGAGCATCCTCAAATCTCTCAGGAACCTACGGGACCTTGGATCTTAAGCAGACTCTGGTAACAAAGGTACCCAAAGCAGTCCTACAATTGGAGAAACTTCGCCATCTGCTGGTTTATTGCTACCAAAGGGGATCGATGCATTGAAGAACCTACAAAAGCTATCATTTGTAAAGGCGAGTGGGCAGCACAGAATGAGTCAGAAGCACAAAATGATACAAGGGCTCGATAATCTTACGCAGTTGAGGAAGCTGGGCATTGTAGAACTAGTAGAAGAACATGGGGCCAGCTTGTGCCTCTCAATTGAAAAGATGCCAAATCTCCACTCCTTGAATGTAACCTCCCTTAATAAGGAGGAGCCTTTGGAGCTTGATGCAATGACCAATCCACCGCCCCTTCTTCAACGCTTGTACCTCAGAGGGCCTTTGGAAAGGTTTCCACGGTGGGTATCTTCTCTACATGACCTGGAGAGAATATGCCTAAAATGGTTTTCACTCACACGAGATAACCCGATTGAAGCTCTTCAAGACCTCCCAAATCTGACAGAGTTGCAGTTGCTTGATGCATACACTGGAACCCAGTTGGTGTTCAAGTCGAAAAAATTTCAGAAGCTTAAGATATTAGACCTTCAGAAATTGGAACAGCTGACGTATATCATAATGCAAGAAGGCACATTGCCTCACCTACAAAAGATGATCATAGCGCTCTGCAGTAAGCTGGCGTGTGTCCCTATAGGTGTCGAAAGGTGCAGGGACCTCCAAGAGCTGCACCTGTGCGATATGCCCCAAACATTTGTGACCGTGCTGGAAAAAAACGGGGGTAAATTTCGCCACTTGGTCCGCCATATTCCGCATATTGGCTCATATAAGCAGGGCCAGTTGGTGGAAGATCTTTCATGACCATATATACTACTTCTGTGACATGCAGCAGTGGATCAAGAATCAGGTCTGTATAACTACATGAATTCATCATTTGCTTCTTTCAAATTCCTCAAAATGTACTATTGGATTGCTATTCCTTTACTACCTGATATGCATATATTCGACCCTATCTGAAATGTCATGATTGCTCTATCTCAAGATCTAGCAAGTTTGCAAGAAATATGAATTCTAGGCTTACAATTCTATACGATTTGTAAACTCTTAAGACTCGAATGTCAAATTTTAAGTGAATCTCGGTCATGTATCAAACACCTAAAGTGGGGATGAATGGATACTTCTAAAGAATCTATGAAAAAAATGACGCAGCCACACTTACCCCTTCACTGCAAAATTGATGCAATAAAAGTACGCCACATGCTACTCTTATAAGTTCTACATTCATTATCCTAAACAGGGCAAACTAATTAATAATCACACTTAAAATTTTCGTTTAGAGTATAGAGATGGATAAGGGAC contains these protein-coding regions:
- the LOC109123055 gene encoding disease resistance protein RPM1, yielding MSQKHKMIQGLDNLTQLRKLGIVELVEEHGASLCLSIEKMPNLHSLNVTSLNKEEPLELDAMTNPPPLLQRLYLRGPLERFPRWVSSLHDLERICLKWFSLTRDNPIEALQDLPNLTELQLLDAYTGTQLVFKSKKFQKLKILDLQKLEQLTYIIMQEGTLPHLQKMIIALCSKLACVPIGVERCRDLQELHLCDMPQTFVTVLEKNGGKFRHLVRHIPHIGSYKQGQLVEDLS